A stretch of the Polyangiaceae bacterium genome encodes the following:
- a CDS encoding VOC family protein → MSHHNIGRVVWREIMTDDTDRAKGFYGELFGWKFEDMPMGDMTYTIIKKGEQGLGGLMKKPMPDAPAAWLSYVSVTDADLVAKTAAAEGGTVVVPPTDIPNVGRFTVFVDFAGAAIAALKGESEGPPMPERPGVHEFCWETLSTTDIDRAAAFYAKVFGWQKKPGPSAGMTVLGTEASMVADVQKAENMPPSWLTYVVVEKLEPANERVAKLGGKVLMPLIEVPNVGRISAVQDPTGAVLGLFQPSM, encoded by the coding sequence ATGTCTCATCACAACATCGGTCGCGTCGTGTGGCGCGAGATCATGACGGACGACACCGACCGGGCGAAGGGCTTCTACGGCGAGCTGTTCGGCTGGAAGTTCGAGGACATGCCCATGGGGGACATGACCTACACCATCATCAAGAAGGGCGAGCAGGGCCTGGGCGGCCTGATGAAGAAGCCGATGCCGGACGCGCCGGCGGCCTGGCTCTCCTACGTCTCGGTGACGGACGCCGACCTGGTGGCCAAGACGGCGGCGGCCGAGGGCGGCACCGTGGTGGTCCCGCCGACGGACATCCCCAACGTCGGCCGCTTCACCGTGTTCGTGGACTTCGCGGGCGCGGCCATCGCCGCGCTCAAGGGCGAGAGCGAAGGCCCGCCCATGCCGGAGCGCCCCGGCGTCCACGAGTTCTGCTGGGAGACGCTCTCGACCACCGACATCGATCGCGCCGCGGCGTTCTACGCCAAGGTGTTCGGCTGGCAGAAGAAGCCGGGGCCCAGCGCCGGGATGACCGTCCTCGGCACCGAGGCGTCGATGGTCGCCGACGTGCAAAAGGCAGAGAACATGCCGCCGAGCTGGCTGACTTACGTGGTGGTCGAGAAGCTCGAGCCGGCGAACGAGCGCGTGGCGAAGCTCGGCGGCAAGGTGCTCATGCCGCTGATCGAGGTGCCGAACGTCGGGCGCATCTCCGCCGTGCAGGATCCGACGGGCGCGGTGCTCGGCCTGTTCCAGCCGAGCATGTGA
- a CDS encoding radical SAM protein: protein MFDFANVLFAGPCNRACPFCIGKQVPERANRSNLKVFPPRGLDALIRCVNEHAIPEIVFTGTTSDPQLYRYEGELLALLRERLHPNARFSVHTNGARALERLEVFNRYDRACLSLPSLDPDVYEKMMGSRRVPDLGAILREARIPVKVSAVVNEHNAHDISSFLDQCAELGVRRFVVRRLFGHTRRWLVLPGHRPVRFHRGNPVYDYRGMEVTCWDFDDATSRSVNLFADGTLGTEYLLTETKALRRRPVEARAVD from the coding sequence GTGTTTGACTTCGCGAACGTGCTGTTCGCGGGGCCCTGCAACCGCGCCTGCCCGTTCTGCATCGGCAAGCAGGTGCCCGAGCGAGCGAACCGCTCGAACCTGAAGGTCTTTCCGCCGCGAGGCCTCGACGCGCTGATCCGCTGCGTGAACGAGCACGCCATCCCGGAGATCGTCTTCACCGGAACCACCAGCGATCCGCAGCTCTACCGCTACGAAGGCGAGCTCCTCGCGCTCCTGCGCGAGCGGCTTCACCCGAACGCCCGCTTCTCGGTGCACACCAACGGCGCGCGAGCGCTCGAGCGGCTCGAGGTGTTCAACCGCTACGACCGAGCTTGCCTGTCCCTGCCCAGCCTGGACCCGGACGTGTACGAGAAGATGATGGGCTCGCGCCGGGTGCCGGACCTCGGCGCCATCCTCCGCGAGGCGCGGATCCCGGTGAAGGTGTCCGCGGTGGTGAACGAGCACAACGCCCACGACATCTCTTCCTTCCTCGACCAGTGCGCCGAGCTGGGCGTGCGTCGCTTCGTGGTGCGGCGGCTGTTCGGTCACACGCGGCGCTGGCTAGTCCTGCCGGGGCATCGTCCGGTGCGCTTCCACCGTGGTAACCCGGTGTACGACTACCGGGGCATGGAGGTCACCTGCTGGGACTTCGACGACGCCACCTCGCGCAGCGTCAACCTGTTCGCCGACGGGACTCTTGGCACCGAGTACCTGCTGACCGAGACGAAGGCGCTCCGGCGCCGACCGGTCGAGGCCCGCGCCGTGGACTGA
- a CDS encoding radical SAM protein gives MSPYRVREAEQHQVAVSAFAGIEDLCLYVHVPFCETRCAFCEYTVVKREEAARASAYVDALLAELALWDAALGLGERRFHGLDLGGGTPTWLPLEEIARIVEAVRARIRLSTGVLPSIETTPRIAAREPDKIAGLPKLGLGRISMGVQVAEQSLLSALGRDGNGVTEQRRAADNIHSAGFERFNVDLMYGFASQTPEGWRATLEHAVSLGPDAITLYRMRYKLTRISHQAAEVTLEKVRVLGELAKRVLADAGYHANPGKTTLSRIPGDVGTSSYLTRRVRDGLPYLGVGLGAQSYSHRTLSYADGAVGKNLTPYLRSVARGRLPLQDLYDLPRCQAMAKMCAVSFYFGEIDRRAFADKFGLELCDAFPDEIAFLLGRGLMEWTERSLRLTPEGAANVNGVISLFFAPSVQAYLVERDPERAEDFARQRRISLRVAGAEASGV, from the coding sequence TTGTCACCCTATCGGGTGCGCGAGGCCGAGCAGCACCAGGTCGCCGTGTCCGCCTTCGCCGGCATCGAGGACCTGTGCCTGTACGTCCACGTTCCCTTCTGCGAGACGCGCTGCGCGTTCTGCGAGTACACCGTGGTCAAGCGCGAGGAGGCCGCGCGCGCGAGCGCCTACGTGGACGCGCTGCTCGCCGAGCTCGCGCTCTGGGACGCGGCTCTCGGGTTGGGCGAGCGGCGCTTCCACGGGCTCGACCTCGGCGGCGGGACGCCGACCTGGCTGCCGCTCGAAGAGATCGCGCGCATCGTGGAGGCGGTCCGAGCTCGCATTCGGCTCTCGACCGGCGTCCTGCCGAGCATCGAGACGACGCCGCGCATCGCGGCGCGGGAGCCGGACAAGATCGCCGGCCTGCCGAAGCTCGGCCTCGGGCGCATCAGCATGGGCGTGCAGGTCGCCGAGCAGAGCTTGCTCAGCGCGCTCGGGCGCGACGGCAACGGCGTGACGGAGCAGCGCCGCGCCGCCGACAACATCCACAGCGCGGGCTTCGAGCGCTTCAACGTGGACCTGATGTACGGCTTCGCGAGTCAGACCCCGGAGGGCTGGCGCGCGACCCTCGAGCACGCCGTCTCGCTCGGGCCCGACGCCATCACGCTCTACCGCATGCGCTACAAGCTGACGCGCATCTCCCACCAGGCCGCGGAGGTCACGCTGGAAAAGGTGCGCGTGCTCGGGGAGCTGGCGAAGCGCGTGCTCGCCGACGCCGGCTATCACGCCAACCCGGGCAAGACCACGCTCTCTCGCATCCCGGGCGACGTCGGTACCTCCAGCTACCTCACCCGCCGCGTGCGCGACGGTTTGCCCTACCTGGGAGTCGGCCTCGGCGCGCAGAGCTACTCGCACCGGACGCTCTCGTATGCCGACGGCGCCGTCGGCAAGAACCTCACTCCCTACCTGCGCAGCGTCGCGCGAGGCCGACTGCCGCTCCAGGATCTCTACGACCTGCCGCGCTGCCAAGCGATGGCCAAGATGTGCGCCGTCAGCTTCTACTTCGGCGAGATCGACCGGCGCGCGTTCGCGGACAAGTTCGGGCTGGAGCTCTGCGACGCCTTCCCGGACGAGATCGCCTTCCTGCTCGGGCGCGGCCTGATGGAGTGGACGGAGCGCTCGCTCCGGCTCACGCCGGAGGGCGCGGCGAACGTGAACGGTGTGATCTCGCTGTTCTTCGCCCCCAGCGTGCAGGCCTACCTGGTCGAGCGCGACCCGGAGCGGGCCGAGGATTTCGCGCGGCAGCGGCGCATTTCGCTGCGCGTGGCCGGCGCGGAGGCGAGCGGTGTTTGA